A segment of the Bordetella flabilis genome:
TTGCTTCGGTCTGGCTTATGCCCTGCTTCAGCCCTGAACGGCGAACCGCGCCACCGCCTGCGGATCGAAGGCGTACCCCCATCCCGGCGCGGTGGGCACGACCGCGTTGCCATCGGCGTCCAGTTCGATGGGCGCGCCGTACAGCGGCGCGAACCAGGGCATGTGCTCCGCATAGATGGCATTGGGCAGCGCCGCGGCCAGGGACAGGCTCATTTCGGTGAACAGGTGCGGCGAGATCGGCGTGTTGTGCACCTCGGCCAGATGCGCCACCTTCAGGAATTCCGTTGGGCCGCCCATGCGTTGCAGGTCCGGCATCAGTATGTCGGCGGATCGGTGCCGCAGCATGTCCAGCATGCCGAAACGCGCATACTCGCTTTCACCGCTGGCGATGGGAGTATCCAGGGCCGCGGCGACGACGGCTTCCGCCGCGTGGTCGTGATACGGCACCGGCTCTTCGATCCAGGCCAGGTCGAATTCCTCCAGTTGCCGTCCCAGCCGGATCGCACGGTCGGCGGTGAACTGCTGGTTGCAATCGGCCATCAGCCGGACGTCCGGGCCCAGCGCCTCGCGCACCGCGCGCACCCGCGCCACGTCTTCGCGCGCGGACGGCTTGCCCAGGGACATCTTCATGGCGCGGTAGCCGTCCTTGACGAAGCCGGCAGCTTCCTTTTGCAACTGGTCGATGGAGGAGGACAGGCGCAGGCTGCCGCTGCGGTAGATCGGCACCCTGTCGCGGCATGCCCCGATAAGCCGGCTTACATTCAGGCCGGCCTGCTTGCCGCGCAGGTCCCACAGGGCCATGTCGATGGCGGACAAGCCCACCACCGTGGCGCCGCGATGGCCGAGGAACGCGATATCGGCCCAGGCGCGCGACCAGAAGGCGCCGCTCATGCCCGGCTCC
Coding sequences within it:
- a CDS encoding mandelate racemase/muconate lactonizing enzyme family protein, which encodes MKITRLTLKVVSVPLPTPIPSARIVIKSADCILAMLETDEGPVGEGMVFTLNGHRLSVLHETLRSLEPLVVGLEPGMSGAFWSRAWADIAFLGHRGATVVGLSAIDMALWDLRGKQAGLNVSRLIGACRDRVPIYRSGSLRLSSSIDQLQKEAAGFVKDGYRAMKMSLGKPSAREDVARVRAVREALGPDVRLMADCNQQFTADRAIRLGRQLEEFDLAWIEEPVPYHDHAAEAVVAAALDTPIASGESEYARFGMLDMLRHRSADILMPDLQRMGGPTEFLKVAHLAEVHNTPISPHLFTEMSLSLAAALPNAIYAEHMPWFAPLYGAPIELDADGNAVVPTAPGWGYAFDPQAVARFAVQG